A stretch of the Papaver somniferum cultivar HN1 chromosome 6, ASM357369v1, whole genome shotgun sequence genome encodes the following:
- the LOC113290502 gene encoding uncharacterized protein LOC113290502 produces MAPQSIIFISRCDKDPINCDYSLQGLIDVTCSKELSSFDLFVEEAFHGVDYSSSSGISTQSLSDDESCTGFTQTSKIKYLTEGHEQLKPLLSEGWEDIFKGVGQVFHGGVDEVRLAVSKYCNKSGYTVAKVKNDRFRFTGKCGRNTECPWYLHCIPIGTAESVFAIKEFNGEHKCGGAYKLKDPPVKKKLIKNLFKDQIQSNSLIKPNDMVARVKICYGIDIKYHHSYKGKKASKAEIYGDDVKIYTDLIWYVEAIKATNPGSYIKFEYDKETKRFQRLFICFAACMEGYRFIRPMLYCDATFLNGRFKGTLMAATGVNGNQGFFPFAYALVPGEDIEGWEWFMENLQHCVDSRPITFITDRHEGLKQSIPKYFPNSYHSYCFHHLKNNLPIKKSHEKYKQVQDLFHKAAYCYSVAKYESALNEMCIIGCGWVAKYIRNIDPKHWGSASTALVDEIRIKIMRMSAERRELGRNYSDSLTPIYKALLKSHVDIGRPWSVTESEMESVWFPCAHATAAITMSGIEMLRFVQPYFGSNHFRHTYAPAIRPIPNYDRPEAYEPEERVLPGIPRPPPGRPPKKRIRGAYEKERRPMKCSNCKKIGNHNKATCRVLMLE; encoded by the exons ATGGCTCCTCAGAGCATAATATTTATTAGTCGTTGTGATAAAGATCCCATTAATTGTGATTATTCTCTTCAAGGTCTAATTGATGTTACTTGTTCAAAGGAATTGTCAAGTTTTGATTTGTTTGTTGAGGAGGCTTTTCATGGTGTTGATTATAGCTCTTCGTCTGGTATTTCCACGCAGTCGCTCAGTGACGATGAATCATGCACTGGGTTCACTCAGACTTCAAAGATTAAATACCTGACGGAAGGTCATGAGCAATTGAAACCTCTTTTATCCGAAGGTTGGGAGGATATTTTTAAAGGTGTTGGTCAAGTTTttcatggtggtgttgatgaggtTCGCTTAGCTGTCAGCAAATACTGCAACAAGTCTGGCTATACAGTTGCAAAGGTTAAGAATGACAGATTCAGGTTCACAGGCAAGTGTGGTAGGAATACAGAATGTCCTTGGTATCTGCACTGTATTCCAATCGGTACCGCTGAAAGTGTCTTTGCTATCAAGGAATTCAATGGGGAGCATAAATGTGGTGGTGCTTATAAGCTTAAGGACCCAcctgtgaagaagaaattgattaaaAATCTATTCAAGGATCAAATACAGTCAAATTCGTTGATAAAGCCTAATGATATGGTTGCTCGGGTGAAGATTTGTTATGGTATTGACATAAAATACCATCATTCTTATAAAGGGAAGAAAGCATCTAAGGCAGAGATATATGGCGATGATGTAAAAATTTATACAGATCTTATTTGGTATGTTGAAGCAATAAAGGCTACCAATCCTGGCAGTTATATTAAGTTTGAGTATGATAAAGAGACTAAACGTTTTCAGAGGCTTTTCATATGTTTTGCTGCCTGTATGGAAGGATACCGGTTCATTCGCCCTATGCTTTACTGTGATGCAACATTTCTCAATGGGAGATTCAAGGGAACATTGATGGCTGCCACTGGTGTGAATGGAAACCAAG GATTTTttccttttgcgtatgctttagtTCCTGGAGAAGACATTGAAGGGTGGGAGTGGTTTATGGAGAACTTGCAGCATTGTGTCGACTCTCGTCCTATCACCTTTATCACTGATCGTCATGAAGGGCTGAAGCAAAGTATTCCCAAGTATTTTCCCAACTCTTATCATAGTTACTGTTTCcatcatttgaagaataacctCCCCATCAAGAAATCACATGAGAAGTATAAACAAGTTCAAGATTTGTTCCATAAAGCTGCATACTGCTATAGTGTTGCTAAATATGAGTCTGCTTTAAATGAGATGTGTATCATAGGATGTGGTTGGGTTGCCAAGTACATCAGAAATATCGATCCCAAGCATTGG GGATCTGCCTCCACTGCTCTTGTTGATGAGATTAGGATAAAGATTATGAGGATGAGTGCAGAAAGGCGTGAGCTCGGTAGAAATTATAGTGATAGTTTGACTCCCATCTATAAAGCTCTACTCAAGTCACATGTCGATATAGGGCGTCCATGGAGTGTTACGGAGTCAG AGATGGAAAGTGTTTGGTTTCCCTGTGCTCACGCCACTGCTGCTATTACTATGAGTGGTATTGAGATGTTGAGGTTTGTTCAGCCTTACTTTGGTTCGAATCATTTTCGCCATACGTATGCTCCTGCAATTCGACCCATTCCCAATTACGACAGGCCAGAAGCGTATGAACCTGAAGAGAGAGTCCTACCTGGTATTCCAAGGCCACCTCCAGGAAGACCACCAAAGAAGCGCATTCGTGGTGCTTATGAGAAGGAGAGGAGGCCTATGAAGTGCTCAAATTGCAAGAAGATTGGGAACCACAACAAAGCTACCTGTCGTGTATTAATGCTGGAGTAG
- the LOC113290503 gene encoding probable aspartic protease At2g35615 — MIHRDSRESPFYPGDHLTQDERLQRFVEQSKAQARYIESQILHQNNATRSINLDVARLPVVYEPRTFYVATLGLGTFPGERPPFKNYYLMIDSGSELTWLQCEGATKAFNQDMPLYPWHLSTTYHPMPCNTHPLCKGDRCNANGECIYERSYQAGSVTAGVLAKETLTVRSDIGGSESMELYMGCGFNQENFDIGDNHLRGKPDLIAGILGLGSGSWSFVNQLGDEGQGKYSYCFEPYNSNIGGSDTYLRFGEDAKIGGAFSKVYTTPMVVTQFPTQLYYLKLEDISVGNNKIRFPRGTFEVNSKGVGGTAIDSGTPISMMYKYHFDRVANLVKEHFSKLGVEYIGSQEYFDVCFRLRGKFDINNYPSITYHFQQADYVISDYKANFVMLSIDTVCLAIFSRDSNTPSLLLGAMQQINKRILYNVMDQSLSFASEHCELDS, encoded by the coding sequence ATGATCCATAGAGACTCGAGAGAATCACCTTTTTATCCGGGTGACCACTTAACACAAGATGAAAGGCTTCAAAGATTCGTCGAACAATCCAAAGCTCAAGCGCGTTACATCGAGTCACAAATATTACACCAAAACAATGCAACTCGCTCCATTAATCTTGATGTTGCACGTTTACCTGTAGTTTATGAACCAAGAACCTTTTACGTTGCAACGCTTGGTTTAGGTACGTTTCCTGGTGAACGACCACCATTCAAGAATTACTATTTGATGATTGATTCTGGCAGTGAACTGACGTGGCTTCAGTGCGAAGGTGCCACTAAAGCTTTCAATCAAGATATGCCTCTTTATCCTTGGCATTTGTCAACTACATACCATCCTATGCCTTGCAATACACATCCTTTGTGCAAGGGAGATAGGTGCAATGCTAATGGCGAATGCATCTACGAAAGATCTTATCAGGCTGGATCGGTTACTGCTGGTGTTCTTGCTAAAGAAACATTAACCGTAAGGTCTGATATTGGTGGCTCTGAAAGTATGGAATTATACATGGGGTGTGGTTTTAACCAAGAGAATTTCGATATCGGTGATAATCATCTGCGTGGCAAACCCGATCTTATTGCAGGAATACTTGGTTTAGGATCAGGATCGTGGTCTTTTGTGAATCAATTAGGTGATGAAGGGCAAGGTAAATATTCCTACTGCTTCGAGCCGTATAACTCTAACATTGGGGGATCAGATACATATTTAAGGTTTGGTGAAGATGCAAAAATTGGAGGCGCATTTTCAAAAGTATATACAACTCCCATGGTAGTGACTCAGTTTCCGACCCAACTCTATTACTTAAAACTAGAAGATATTAGTGTAGGTAATAACAAAATAAGATTCCCTAGAGGTACTTTTGAGGTCAACAGTAAAGGAGTTGGCGGTACTGCCATAGATTCTGGTACTCCAATATCCATGATGTATAAATATCATTTTGATAGAGTTGCAAATTTGGTGAAGGAACATTTTAGCAAACTCGGAGTCGAATATATCGGTTCCCAGGAATATTTTGATGTTTGTTTCAGGCTACGGGGAAAATTTGATATTAATAATTATCCTTCCATAACATACCATTTTCAACAGGCCGACTATGTTATTTCAGATTATAAAGCTAATTTTGTGATGCTATCCATTGACACGGTTTGTTTAGCCATTTTCTCACGGGATAGTAATACACCATCTTTATTATTAGGAGcaatgcaacaaattaataaacgGATTCTATATAATGTGATGGATCAGTCACTCTCATTTGCTTCAGAGCATTGCGAATTAGATTCATGA